From the genome of Anopheles funestus chromosome 2RL, idAnoFuneDA-416_04, whole genome shotgun sequence:
TCTTTCTGATATTCAATAATCGAAAGATAGTTGTTTTTGGGTCTTAGCAAATGTTTCGAGACGTACAGTGTTACCTGTGGACCGACCGTAGGCCAATAGCGCCCGATGTTAAATCCGTTGATAAAAATCACTCCCTTGCTCCATCCAGTTGGATCGAGGTACGTATCAGCCAGTTCTCCCTCAACGTCGAATGTTGCATAGTATACGGACATTGGAGTTACCCTTGGTGCGACATCTCCATTGCGTTGCTTCCGCTGGTACCTTATGGCACGCGCAATCGGTTTAAAATCATTCAGCGGTAGACTGTACATGGTCCAGTTAAATATTTCCCGCGTGTTAACGTACACGTTCCCCACGATACCTTTGGAATCGTTTGCGGTCCCAAAGTTGATGCGTCCCTGGTTCTCGATCACAATGCGCAACGTTTGACCCGCGTCTAGGGCGAGCGGTAGTGTGTTGATTTGGTTTTCGCGGGATAGAACCCCAACGTACCGGTCCCCAATAAATACGTAGCCCCGATCGTGCACACCCTCCACGACGAGTTTGCGTGGGTCCGTCTTGATGTCGTCCGGTATGAGTGCCTCGTATAGTACTAAGCCAGAGATTTGGTTTAACGCTTCGAACGACATGGGTAAATGGTTGGTGACAGTTTGAGTGGAGAGACGATCAAGTAGTGCCGGCTCAAGTATGCTTCCTAATCGGCTCATTGTTAAGGGTGGAAGTTGAATCTTGAGTGCTGCAAGTAAACAGTGAATatatgtatgcgtgtgtgttggtgctgctgttttGTCTTTATGCGAGAACACACTAACCTGGTTCTGGAACAGGTACATCGGGCTTCGGAAAGTACTTCAAGATGATGTCACGAAGAGCGAAGTACTTTGGCGTTGGATCACCGGACTCATCCAGTGGCGCATCGTAGTCGTACGAGGTGATATCAGCCACGTATTCTCCAGGACCCTGTTTGTTAGCTCCCGCCGTGTATCCATAGTTGGTACCGCCGTAAAACATGTAAATGTTTACATTGACCTTGTTGCGCAACATAAAGTCCAGGCTGTCGGCGACCAGCTTGGTTTCGGTGCGGGCCATATGTGATTCCTGCCAGTGCGTTAACCATCCCGGGTAGTATTCCGCATTGACCAACGGTCCTTTGGGCTGTGTTTTTCTCAACGTGTCCCAAAAGCCATTAATTTCGTCCTCTGGCGAAGAATATGTCTACGCTTTAGTGAAGAGTATTAAAGAGTGAACGATCCAAGACAGCTGAATTTCTACCTGTTCCCGGTCCAAAATCGAGCGAGCTCAGCACATGCTCTATCGCACCGCATCCCTCCAGTCCCGGTCCATTATTGGTAAAGAGTACCGCATTGCCCATCACGTACCGTTCTAAAGTTTAAGTGAAGGGGATTACGATGGCATTAGAATGCTGATGACATTTGATTCTTGCTCACACCCATACCCGTCTCATCACGCAACCAGTTCAGGTATTTATGATCGCACGCATAAAACGATCCGTACTCGTTCTCAACCTGTACCATAATGATCGGACCACCTTGTCCGATAAGAAACCTTTGCAGACGGGACAGCAGCTGTGCATACCAGGTCCGTACCTCCCGCAGATAATCTATGTGAGGGAAGGAAAGGTCAGAAATGAATGGGACATCggtcgttttctttttgttggtaCAACGAAGAAGCATCCCTACTGATATCGTTCGTTCGGAGCAGTATGTTTGGATATTTGTGTAACAACCATGATGGGAATCCGCCCATATCGCGCTCAGCACAAATGTATGGTCCCGGGCGCAGAATAACGTACAGTCCTTCGTTATCGGCCAGCTCCATAAAATTCTCGATATCGGCCATTCCTTGCCAATTGTAAACGCCTTCCGCGGGATTGTGCAAAGACCATTCCACATATCTAATAAAAACGAGATATCGACATCGGTGAATGACCGAGGTGAATAAATTACGTGAAACTGCACGCATCTTATCACTAACTACATCCAACAAACGGTCTTATCTTGCCCTGTACAAGTATCTTCTCCACTGACGCTTAATCCTCCATGTCGCCGTCATTGATCAATTGGTGCAGATAATACTCCGTCGTCACACTCGAAGGGCATTCATTCTTGATCACAATGCATTGTTTACACTCACGTCGTAATTGCATTAAGACCGGCAGCGCGCATCGACCGCAAGATGGATGGCCAGCTTTCGGGCAGTGCGCGGAAGTAGTGGAACGAGCCGGCCACGTACTGGAAGGGTTTACCATCCATCACAAAGGTGTTGTTGTCGTAGTCAATGCTGAACAGCCGCTGTGAGTGAtgccgaaaacaaaaacatccgtCGGTCAGGTTCAGATATACTAGTTTTGAACAGCTGAAACATGCCTGCGCCAATCTTGGGAAGCGTTTGCCATATGTTAACCCTTACCATATCCACCGAGCGTGGCGTAGCAAGCAAGATCACCAAACAGGAAAGAATGTACACGATGTTGGCCATGCTAGGCGAAAGTTTTCCGCAGAACATTTCCCGCAGGCACGCACCGATAAACTGagcttgttgctgttgcagtaCTACGTCGAATGGGGCGTTCAGCCATGGGAACTCGTGTGTAGATAAGCGCGATCCGCAACGACCATTACCACAGTATACAGTCTTGGATCGGCCCAGACGGAATGGGGGAACGCtcaaaacacattccattctAGAACTGAATGGGACAACATGGTAAACGTAAGGGTGCCGGGTGTTCTTGAGTTCTCCAGTTGTGGACAATTATTCAATTGGTAGTGGTTTTACTGTCGGCAGCGACAGTTCCGAAGGCAAAGGTCAGTTGGTTGTattatttgccttttttaaGGAGAAGCAAGAGAGCTCTGTGATAGAGCATTGTTGTGTGCTTGAATGAATCAGACTATTTGAAAACGATGGTTGATTTTGTGAGGTTCAGAGTGATATTGTCACTGACCTACCGCATGATTTAATGGGCAGATATAGACGATATGATTTCATAATGCTATTATGCTAAATAATGCAGATAAATTAAGAACTAGAACTACGATTAGATATTAATATGACCGATATGATATTCTATGTTGTGACGCACAGTTCCAACTATTTCCAGTTTCAATTGCAGTtccagtatttttttaataagataGGAATGATTTTATTAGATATGCTCATTCTCAAACGTTATTCACcaagaaatatttgtttccttATTAGGCTTCGTCGAGAATTGCTTTTGAGGAGAAGTGTAACATCCGGTCGGAAGGCAGCTTTTGCTGCTCGACCACCACGATTATGTTTCCGGTTGGTTTTAGCAGTTCTTTCGGCAAGTACGTCGTGACCTGCGGTCCTACAACTGGCCAGTAGCGTCCCAGATTAAAACCGTTGATAAAGATGAATCCCTGGAGCGTGAGAAGCAAATAGTATTgaggttttcttttcaaaaagaATTACTAATCAAAACATACCTTGCCCCAGCCATCCATGTTAATGTATGTGTCGCGAATTTCGGAAGCCGGAATGTCAAAGACAGCCTTCAGCACAATCGGTCCATGTACGGCCATTCCACGCCCGTTAGCTCCAGTACCATCGGTAACGGTATCGATGAACTGCTGCACCTTGGTGTAATCATCGAAGGGATATCCAGTGATTTTCCACTGCTCCAGTGCCATCGTGTACGGTTCGGCAAACGTTTGAATGGTGACATTACCCAAAATACCCTagcacagaaaaaagaaaaaatcggtTTTGGCAATTTCAGAAGTAGAACGATCACTAGCGCTACATGACATTTACCTTGTAGTCGTCGAGGATGTCAAAATTAATACGTCCCTGGTTCTCAACCAGAATAGCCAACTCCGAACCGTAACCAGCTGTTATGGGGAGTGTATCGATAGCGTTCTCTCTAGCCAAAGTACCCGCAAGGAACTACAAAGAATAGACAATGAGAGTTAAAACGAACAATGCTCACCATTGGCTTGAAAGGTGAATGTGGTACCTGGTTTAGATACACCTGCGCTCTATCGTGCAAACCGTTGATAGTGAGCATGTTGGGGTCACGTGTCAGCTTCGGGAGGGTCGTTTCGTACAGCACGAAACCAGAGTTCTGGTTCAGCGCTTCGAACGTGAGTAGGCGACCCCCATTGTTCGGTGCTTCCACACCGAGCACTGTACGTCCGCGCTCGGAAAGAATCGAATCAACGACGGTTAGCGGGAATGCTTCAAGCGTCATCTTGGGCGCGGGATCCGGAATCGGCAAGACGGCGAGTGGAAGGTACTGGAGAAATTGAAAGACATTGTATTGGTATACGGGTTTCAGTTACAATTGTCTGAAATCCTCTACTTACCTCTCCAATAATGTCCCGGAAGATGGTGTACTTCATGGTGGGATCTCCGGCTTCGTCCATGGGTGCATCATAATCGTACGAGGTAATATCGGCCATATACTTGCCCAGTCCCCAATCGTTGGCACCGGCCCAGAAACCAAAGTTGGTTCCTCCGAAGTACATGTAGAAATCGACGTTCCAACCATCGCGCAACATCTTGCGTAGTGTAGCGGCAAGCGGTTGTGCGGGACGGCGTTGATTCGACTCCTGCCAGTGCGTAAGCCAACCGGTGTAGAACTCGGTGTTGACCAACGGCCCTTTCGGTTGGTAAGAGCGCACCTTAGCAGCATGCGTATCAACCTCCTCGTCTGTCATCAGTCCAAAATCGGTCGTAATAAATACGTCTTTAATCTGACCACAGCCTATCTCATCGTCATAAGGACGATCGACCGTGAACAGTACCGCCTTTCCTTGTACGTAGCGATCGGTTTCCTGCTTCAGGAAGTTTAGGTACGGCTTGTCACATTTGCCGAACGCACCGTACTCGTTTTCGATTTGCACCATAATGATGGGACCACCGTTACCATACATGTACGGCTTCATCAGGCTCATCAGCTCACCGTACCACTTGCGGACTTCCTCCATGTAGTTGACATCGCTGGTACGCACGGCAATGCCGGGGTATTTATTGAACAGCCAGTACGGTAGACCACCCTGAAGGAAATAGTAAGCAACGGTTACTTAAGATTCTACCCATATGCCGATCTTTACTGAACACCCTTCTTACATTATCAATCTCAGCACAGATGTACGGCCCAGGACGCAGGATCACGTATAGGTCCTCCTCGATAGCTGCCTCAATAATATCGGTAATGTTCGCGATACCTT
Proteins encoded in this window:
- the LOC125764236 gene encoding beta-galactosidase-like; translation: MECVLSVPPFRLGRSKTVYCGNGRCGSRLSTHEFPWLNAPFDVVLQQQQAQFIGACLREMFCGKLSPSMANIVYILSCLVILLATPRSVDMRLFSIDYDNNTFVMDGKPFQYVAGSFHYFRALPESWPSILRSMRAAGLNAITTYVEWSLHNPAEGVYNWQGMADIENFMELADNEGLYVILRPGPYICAERDMGGFPSWLLHKYPNILLRTNDINYLREVRTWYAQLLSRLQRFLIGQGGPIIMVQVENEYGSFYACDHKYLNWLRDETERYVMGNAVLFTNNGPGLEGCGAIEHVLSSLDFGPGTEDEINGFWDTLRKTQPKGPLVNAEYYPGWLTHWQESHMARTETKLVADSLDFMLRNKVNVNIYMFYGGTNYGYTAGANKQGPGEYVADITSYDYDAPLDESGDPTPKYFALRDIILKYFPKPDVPVPEPALKIQLPPLTMSRLGSILEPALLDRLSTQTVTNHLPMSFEALNQISGLVLYEALIPDDIKTDPRKLVVEGVHDRGYVFIGDRYVGVLSRENQINTLPLALDAGQTLRIVIENQGRINFGTANDSKGIVGNVYVNTREIFNWTMYSLPLNDFKPIARAIRYQRKQRNGDVAPRVTPMSVYYATFDVEGELADTYLDPTGWSKGVIFINGFNIGRYWPTVGPQVTLYVSKHLLRPKNNYLSIIEYQKECDSIPPIKFSKTPSFN
- the LOC125764237 gene encoding beta-galactosidase-like isoform X3, translating into MAERSFTIDYERDTFVMDGKDFRYVAGSFHYFRALPETWRTKLRTLRAGGLNAVDLYVQWSLHNPRDGVYNWEGIANITDIIEAAIEEDLYVILRPGPYICAEIDNGGLPYWLFNKYPGIAVRTSDVNYMEEVRKWYGELMSLMKPYMYGNGGPIIMVQIENEYGAFGKCDKPYLNFLKQETDRYVQGKAVLFTVDRPYDDEIGCGQIKDVFITTDFGLMTDEEVDTHAAKVRSYQPKGPLVNTEFYTGWLTHWQESNQRRPAQPLAATLRKMLRDGWNVDFYMYFGGTNFGFWAGANDWGLGKYMADITSYDYDAPMDEAGDPTMKYTIFRDIIGEYLPLAVLPIPDPAPKMTLEAFPLTVVDSILSERGRTVLGVEAPNNGGRLLTFEALNQNSGFVLYETTLPKLTRDPNMLTINGLHDRAQVYLNQFLAGTLARENAIDTLPITAGYGSELAILVENQGRINFDILDDYKGILGNVTIQTFAEPYTMALEQWKITGYPFDDYTKVQQFIDTVTDGTGANGRGMAVHGPIVLKAVFDIPASEIRDTYINMDGWGKGFIFINGFNLGRYWPVVGPQVTTYLPKELLKPTGNIIVVVEQQKLPSDRMLHFSSKAILDEA
- the LOC125764237 gene encoding beta-galactosidase-like isoform X1; amino-acid sequence: MIRRTKLLGICGVVLVVVLALTLGLVFGLQSDDDGDDREDAERSFTIDYERDTFVMDGKDFRYVAGSFHYFRALPETWRTKLRTLRAGGLNAVDLYVQWSLHNPRDGVYNWEGIANITDIIEAAIEEDLYVILRPGPYICAEIDNGGLPYWLFNKYPGIAVRTSDVNYMEEVRKWYGELMSLMKPYMYGNGGPIIMVQIENEYGAFGKCDKPYLNFLKQETDRYVQGKAVLFTVDRPYDDEIGCGQIKDVFITTDFGLMTDEEVDTHAAKVRSYQPKGPLVNTEFYTGWLTHWQESNQRRPAQPLAATLRKMLRDGWNVDFYMYFGGTNFGFWAGANDWGLGKYMADITSYDYDAPMDEAGDPTMKYTIFRDIIGEYLPLAVLPIPDPAPKMTLEAFPLTVVDSILSERGRTVLGVEAPNNGGRLLTFEALNQNSGFVLYETTLPKLTRDPNMLTINGLHDRAQVYLNQFLAGTLARENAIDTLPITAGYGSELAILVENQGRINFDILDDYKGILGNVTIQTFAEPYTMALEQWKITGYPFDDYTKVQQFIDTVTDGTGANGRGMAVHGPIVLKAVFDIPASEIRDTYINMDGWGKGFIFINGFNLGRYWPVVGPQVTTYLPKELLKPTGNIIVVVEQQKLPSDRMLHFSSKAILDEA
- the LOC125764237 gene encoding beta-galactosidase-like isoform X2 — protein: MWLRNCIVLVLCVAFAGLVKAERSFTIDYERDTFVMDGKDFRYVAGSFHYFRALPETWRTKLRTLRAGGLNAVDLYVQWSLHNPRDGVYNWEGIANITDIIEAAIEEDLYVILRPGPYICAEIDNGGLPYWLFNKYPGIAVRTSDVNYMEEVRKWYGELMSLMKPYMYGNGGPIIMVQIENEYGAFGKCDKPYLNFLKQETDRYVQGKAVLFTVDRPYDDEIGCGQIKDVFITTDFGLMTDEEVDTHAAKVRSYQPKGPLVNTEFYTGWLTHWQESNQRRPAQPLAATLRKMLRDGWNVDFYMYFGGTNFGFWAGANDWGLGKYMADITSYDYDAPMDEAGDPTMKYTIFRDIIGEYLPLAVLPIPDPAPKMTLEAFPLTVVDSILSERGRTVLGVEAPNNGGRLLTFEALNQNSGFVLYETTLPKLTRDPNMLTINGLHDRAQVYLNQFLAGTLARENAIDTLPITAGYGSELAILVENQGRINFDILDDYKGILGNVTIQTFAEPYTMALEQWKITGYPFDDYTKVQQFIDTVTDGTGANGRGMAVHGPIVLKAVFDIPASEIRDTYINMDGWGKGFIFINGFNLGRYWPVVGPQVTTYLPKELLKPTGNIIVVVEQQKLPSDRMLHFSSKAILDEA